Proteins from a genomic interval of Zingiber officinale cultivar Zhangliang chromosome 2A, Zo_v1.1, whole genome shotgun sequence:
- the LOC122041113 gene encoding glucose-6-phosphate 1-dehydrogenase, chloroplastic-like produces MALSAARCPSSSATAAAAADSLRSSGRLRPVPRRVLVGRVASASANRWKLRVTCKQDASSVPVPTAKETPSKAVENGGVSALPSQEYGHVVSPDPSDGEPTVSITVVGASGDLAKKKIFPALFALYYEDCLPKHFTIFGYARSKMTDAELRTMVSRTLTCRIDKRENCNEKMEQFLKRCFYHSGQYDLEENFAELDKKLKEHEAGRVSNRLFYLSIPPNIFIDVAKSASRSASSKNGWTRVIVEKPFGRDSESSAALTSGLKQYLDEDQIFRIDHYLGKELVENLSVLRFSNLIFEPLWSRQYIRNVQLIFSEDFGTEGRGGYFDHYGIIRDIMQNHLLQILALFAMETPVSLDAEDIRNEKVKVLRSMRPLQLEDVVIGQYKSHTKGGVTHPGYTDDKTVPKGSLTPTFAAAALFIDNPRWDGVPFLMKAGKALHTKGAEIRVQFRHVPGNLYKRSFGSDIDRATNELVIRVQPDEAIYLKINNKVPGLEMRLDRSNLNLLYSSRYSKEIPDAYERLLLDAIEGERRLFIRSDELNAAWELFTPLLKELEEKKIAPELYPYGSRGPVGAHYLAAKYNVRWGDLGASESV; encoded by the exons ATGGCCCTTTCCGCTGCCAGATGCCCCTCTTCCTCCGCCACCGCCGCGGCGGCCGCCGATTCTCTCAGATCGTCTGGCCGGCTCAGACCAGTTCCCAGAAGGGTTCTTGTGGGACGGGTGGCCAGCGCTTCCGCGAACCGATGGAAATTAAGAGTTACCTGCAAGCAAGATG CTAGCAGCGTGCCAGTGCCTACTGCAAAAGAAACTCCCTCCAAGGCCGTAGAAAATGGTGGTGTTTCTGCTTTACCTTCACAGGAATACGGACATGTGGTGAGTCCTGATCCAAGCGATGGGGAACCAACAGTTAGTATCACCGTGGTTGGAGCATCTGGGGACCTTGCTAAAAAGAAGATATTTCCTGCTTTATTTGCACTATATTATGAAGATTGTCTGCCAAAG CACTTTACTATATTTGGTTATGCCCGAAGTAAAATGACTGATGCTGAGCTAAGAACCATGGTTAGCAGAACACTTACATGCAGAATTGATAAAAG AGAGAATTGCAATGAGAAGATGGAACAATTCCTAAAACGATGCTTCTATCATTCAGGTCAATATGACTTGGAGGAGAACTTTGCAGAACTTGACAAGAAGCTGAAAGAGCATGAG GCTGGGAGGGTATCGAACCGGCTGTTTTATTTATCAATTCCACCAAACATATTTATAGATGTTGCAAAGTCTGCAAGCAGATCAGCTTCTTCCAAGAATGGGTGGACCAGGGTAATAGTTGAAAAACCATTTGGCCGTGACTCTGAATCATCTGCTGCTTTGACAAGTGGACTCAAACAATACCTAGATGAAGATCAAATTTTTAG GATTGATCATTACTTGGGGAAGGAACTTGTTGAGAATTTGTCTGTTCTTCGATTTTCAAATCTTATTTTTGAGCCTCTATGGTCTAGGCAATATATCAGAAATGTGCAGCTGATTTTCTCAGAGGATTTTGGTACAGAAGGACGGGGAGG GTACTTTGATCACTATGGTATTATCAGAGATATTATGCAGAATCATCTTCTCCAAATTTTAGCTTTATTTGCAATGGAAACCCCAGTTAGCTTAGATGCAGAAGACATTAGAAATGAAAAG GTGAAAGTTCTTCGTTCAATGAGGCCATTGCAATTGGAAGATGTAGTGATTGGACAATACAAGAGCCACACGAAGGGTGGAGTCACACATCCTGGATACACAGACGATAAGACTGTTCCCAAGGGGAGCCTTACCCCAACATTTGCTGCAGCTGCACTTTTCATAGATAATCCAAGATGGGATGGGGTTCCCTTCCTAATGAAAGCTGGGAAAGCATTGCACACCAAGGG AGCAGAGATTAGGGTTCAGTTTCGACATGTCCCAGGCAATCTCTACAAGCGAAGTTTTGGTTCTGACATAGACCGAGCGACTAATGAACTTGTCATCAGGGTCCAGCCTGATGAGGCTATATACTTAAAAATTAATAACAAGGTTCCTGGATTGGAGATGAGATTGGACCGAAGCAATCTAAATCTTCTATACTCATCAAG GTACTCTAAAGAGATACCTGACGCATATGAGAGGTTGCTTCTTGATGCTATTGAGGGTGAACGGCGATTGTTCATCCGGTCTGATGAACTCAATGCTGCTTGGGAATTGTTCACTCCATTACTCAAAgagttggaggagaagaagatcgCCCCTGAGCTCTACCCTTATGGGAGTCGAGGACCAGTAGGTGCACACTATCTTGCTGCAAAATACAACGTTCGTTGGGGAGACCTTGGTGCTTCAGAGAGTGTGTA